The region TTTTTTTTAAAATAGCTGGGTCACCACTTTGCAACGGTAAATGAAAATGAGGCACCAACTCCTCGTTGTCTACCGTTAACTGCAAAAGCTCATCGCTCAGCTCCCCAGGCTCAAGCGAACTTATTCGATAACGCATCGAATGCTTCTGGTCAAGAATCCGCCTGATGAGTTGTGCCAGGGTACAATCCGAGTTACGATCATGCCCGTACATCCCGACATGAATCCCTGTAAGTACGAGCTCTCGGAACCCCTCCTGGGCAAAGACCGCAATCTGCTGCAGCACTCGATCAGGCTCAAGACTCCGCACCCGGCCTCGAGCCAATGGGACAATACAGTAGCTGCAAAAATTATTGCAGCCATCTTGAATCTTCATGAAAGCCCGAGTCCGGTCACTGAAATCATGGACAGGAAGATCACAGATCTCCTTTTTGCGCCCGATATCGCCCATATAGATCTCAAGATCACAGAGCGTGTTCGACAGAGCTATATCT is a window of Desulfobulbaceae bacterium DNA encoding:
- a CDS encoding MiaB/RimO family radical SAM methylthiotransferase → MTNKQKTVALITLGCKVNQFETASFTSRFKEHGVEVLPFTQKADIYVVNTCAVTGKAGSQSRQLIRRALRTNPAARIVVTGCYAQVATQDVLDLVDQPICIVGNDNKHLLVDIALSNTLCDLEIYMGDIGRKKEICDLPVHDFSDRTRAFMKIQDGCNNFCSYCIVPLARGRVRSLEPDRVLQQIAVFAQEGFRELVLTGIHVGMYGHDRNSDCTLAQLIRRILDQKHSMRYRISSLEPGELSDELLQLTVDNEELVPHFHLPLQSGDPAILKKMNRKYSAEEFGAVVDKIIQAIPDAGIGLDVLVGF